The Deltaproteobacteria bacterium DNA segment GGCGAAAAACCCGAACCGATTGCGCCGCTCGATTGACGGCGCGGGAGTGATCGCCATGCAAGACCTTCCCCCGTTGACGATGGACGACGCGGCCCCGCCCGACCGTTTGCCCGCCGACGGCGTGCGGCTCGTGTCGGTGCTCGTGCCCGAGTTCGGGACCGTGGAATTGACCTTCGCCGACGGCATGGCCGGGACGCTGGACATGCGCCCGCTCGTCGCACGGGGCGGCGTGTTCGCGCA contains these protein-coding regions:
- a CDS encoding DUF2442 domain-containing protein is translated as MQDLPPLTMDDAAPPDRLPADGVRLVSVLVPEFGTVELTFADGMAGTLDMRPLVARGGVFAHLTSPEMFARARVGENGWSLEWPAPDGTWDETAVVDLCADSLWLQVKGLWKRP